One Aquisediminimonas profunda genomic region harbors:
- the msrB gene encoding peptide-methionine (R)-S-oxide reductase MsrB — translation MERLNLSEAEWRERLTPEQFAVLRQAGTERAFAGNLNYNKASGRYDCAGCGNPLFESDRKFDSGSGWPSFTAPVGPDAVTEHRDISHGMVRVEVRCARCDGHLGHVFPDGPPEDTGLRYCMNSVALDFKGAEKG, via the coding sequence ATGGAACGACTCAATCTCAGCGAAGCCGAATGGCGGGAACGTCTGACACCGGAACAATTTGCCGTGCTGCGGCAGGCCGGGACGGAACGCGCCTTTGCCGGAAACCTCAACTACAACAAGGCGTCAGGCCGCTATGATTGCGCCGGATGCGGCAATCCCCTGTTCGAAAGCGACCGCAAGTTCGATTCGGGGTCCGGTTGGCCGAGCTTCACTGCGCCCGTGGGTCCGGACGCAGTGACCGAACATCGTGACATCAGTCACGGCATGGTGCGCGTGGAAGTGCGCTGTGCAAGGTGCGATGGGCATCTTGGCCATGTCTTTCCCGACGGGCCGCCAGAAGATACGGGGCTGCGATACTGCATGAACAGCGTCGCGCTTGATTTCAAAGGCGCGGAAAAAGGCTGA
- a CDS encoding DUF4402 domain-containing protein, translating to MKIQKLKAVVAFATLAALGLGASAANAATATATARAKILRQVTLTNTSDLQFGTIVTGAAASTVAISSSGARTCGSGLVCSGATTAAGFTIGGTTGAVVTISVPASVSLTSGANTMTASLSASATTATLVANAGSFSVGGTLSVGANQVDGDYVGTFTATVDYQ from the coding sequence ATGAAGATTCAGAAGCTCAAGGCCGTCGTCGCCTTTGCCACTCTGGCAGCCCTCGGCCTCGGTGCCTCAGCCGCCAACGCCGCCACCGCGACTGCAACAGCGCGCGCAAAGATCCTGCGCCAGGTCACGCTGACCAACACATCCGATCTGCAGTTCGGTACGATCGTGACTGGTGCGGCCGCATCGACTGTCGCGATTTCATCCTCGGGTGCCCGCACCTGCGGTTCGGGCCTTGTCTGCTCAGGTGCGACAACGGCTGCCGGCTTCACCATCGGCGGCACGACCGGTGCGGTCGTGACGATTTCCGTTCCGGCGTCGGTTTCCCTGACCTCGGGCGCCAACACGATGACAGCATCGCTTTCCGCGAGCGCAACCACGGCGACGCTGGTTGCCAATGCCGGTTCTTTCTCGGTCGGCGGCACGCTTTCGGTCGGCGCGAACCAGGTGGATGGCGACTATGTCGGCACGTTCACGGCAACTGTCGATTACCAATAA
- a CDS encoding MmcB family DNA repair protein — protein MDSMDYGPEDRLVAADVARGVSRLFLRHDLLSIAEVPLGNGRRADLFALSPKGLVTIVEIKVSKADLLGDSKWPDYLDYCDRYFWAVPQGFDLGLMERPSLMPERTGLIVADRYDAAILREAQSTMLAPARRKVETLRFARRAARRLLVSIEAEDDTAF, from the coding sequence ATGGATTCCATGGACTATGGCCCCGAGGACAGGCTGGTCGCGGCAGATGTCGCACGCGGTGTTTCGCGCCTCTTCTTGCGGCACGACTTGCTGAGCATTGCCGAAGTGCCTTTGGGCAATGGCCGCCGGGCCGATCTCTTCGCTCTTTCGCCAAAGGGGCTGGTGACCATTGTAGAAATCAAGGTTTCGAAGGCAGATCTGCTTGGCGACTCGAAATGGCCCGACTATCTTGATTATTGCGACCGTTATTTTTGGGCAGTGCCCCAGGGCTTTGATCTTGGCCTGATGGAACGGCCGTCCTTGATGCCGGAACGCACGGGGCTGATAGTCGCGGATCGCTACGATGCGGCCATCCTGCGCGAAGCGCAAAGCACGATGCTGGCACCGGCCCGTCGCAAGGTTGAAACGCTTCGCTTCGCGCGCCGAGCTGCCCGACGATTGCTGGTCTCGATCGAAGCAGAGGACGATACTGCCTTTTAG
- a CDS encoding ankyrin repeat domain-containing protein yields the protein MTMLKSLKAMALLGLLVPGVAFAQFSDSYNFLKAVKDRDGNKTTEIISKPGNVIIDTRDSTTGETALHIVTRERDATWMRFLLSRGAKTDMRDARGNTPLMIAAQIGFLEGAQALLAKRASVDLTNSSGETPLIRAVQNRDSAMVQLLMANGANPNKVDSGAGLSARDYAIRDRRSAAILKLLETTKPATTTPKAAGPN from the coding sequence ATGACGATGTTAAAATCCCTCAAGGCGATGGCGCTGCTCGGGCTGCTTGTTCCGGGCGTAGCCTTTGCGCAGTTTTCGGACAGCTACAATTTCCTGAAGGCCGTCAAGGACCGGGATGGAAACAAGACAACCGAAATCATCTCAAAGCCCGGCAATGTGATTATCGACACACGGGATTCCACAACCGGTGAAACAGCGCTCCACATCGTGACCCGCGAACGCGATGCCACCTGGATGCGATTCCTGCTGTCCCGCGGTGCAAAGACCGACATGCGCGATGCGCGCGGCAACACACCGCTCATGATCGCGGCGCAGATCGGCTTTCTTGAAGGGGCCCAGGCACTTCTGGCGAAGCGGGCCAGTGTCGACCTGACAAACAGCTCTGGCGAAACCCCGCTGATTCGTGCGGTCCAGAATCGTGATTCAGCGATGGTCCAACTTTTGATGGCCAACGGTGCCAACCCCAACAAGGTTGATTCGGGCGCTGGCCTCTCTGCGCGTGACTATGCCATCCGCGACCGCAGATCAGCAGCAATTCTGAAGCTTTTGGAAACGACAAAACCTGCGACAACGACGCCCAAGGCTGCGGGGCCAAACTAA
- a CDS encoding NAD(P)/FAD-dependent oxidoreductase produces the protein MRRNDPLIVGGGPAGTSAAISLAMAGVRPVLLERQRVTGDALCGGFLSWRTLQSLERLGIEGLEGHDIDRLRVFAGQATAEAPLPHKALGISRQQLDSLLLARAEAAGAGIERGVTVREWHDGTLETADGASLKPETLFLASGKHDIRGLARPRQDPGNQTLGIRVRLAAHPSLARLVGGAVELHMFERGYCGVELQEGERGNLCLAVRKSRLADYGGDPEVLLAAWAAESPAFGERLAFREKGCDAIGAVPYGWIARATLPGVFRLGDQSAVIPSLSGEGNGIALASGILAANGWLAGETADRFQTRLARATTRPIGIACWLWHWGERKDTARLIAGGVRFAPWLAGRFAEWTRISH, from the coding sequence ATGCGTCGAAACGATCCGCTGATCGTCGGCGGCGGCCCGGCCGGGACCTCCGCTGCGATCTCGCTTGCCATGGCCGGGGTGCGTCCAGTCCTGCTTGAGCGACAGCGGGTAACCGGAGATGCTCTATGCGGCGGTTTCCTGAGCTGGCGGACGCTTCAATCGCTGGAACGACTGGGCATAGAGGGTCTGGAGGGCCATGACATCGATCGGTTGCGGGTCTTTGCCGGACAGGCGACGGCCGAGGCTCCCCTGCCGCACAAGGCCCTTGGCATTTCGCGACAGCAACTCGATTCTCTCTTGCTGGCGCGGGCCGAAGCTGCGGGCGCGGGGATTGAGCGCGGTGTTACAGTGCGCGAATGGCACGACGGCACTTTGGAGACTGCGGATGGCGCCTCGCTGAAGCCCGAGACGCTGTTCCTTGCAAGCGGCAAGCATGACATCCGCGGTCTTGCGCGGCCGCGACAGGACCCGGGGAACCAGACCCTGGGCATTCGCGTCCGGCTGGCGGCGCATCCCTCTTTGGCAAGGCTGGTTGGCGGTGCGGTCGAACTGCACATGTTCGAACGGGGCTATTGCGGTGTGGAACTGCAGGAAGGTGAGCGAGGCAATCTGTGTCTCGCAGTCCGCAAGTCACGGCTTGCGGACTATGGCGGCGACCCGGAGGTCCTTCTGGCGGCTTGGGCGGCGGAAAGTCCCGCCTTTGGTGAACGCCTCGCGTTTCGTGAAAAGGGCTGCGACGCCATAGGCGCAGTCCCCTATGGCTGGATCGCGCGCGCGACGCTGCCCGGCGTTTTTCGGCTGGGAGACCAGTCCGCCGTGATTCCGTCGCTGTCCGGTGAAGGCAATGGCATTGCCCTGGCCAGCGGCATTCTCGCCGCCAATGGCTGGCTGGCTGGTGAAACTGCTGACCGCTTCCAAACTCGCCTCGCCAGAGCGACGACGCGCCCGATCGGCATAGCCTGCTGGCTGTGGCATTGGGGCGAGCGCAAGGATACTGCCCGATTGATTGCGGGCGGCGTCCGTTTTGCGCCCTGGCTGGCTGGCCGATTTGCCGAATGGACGCGGATTTCCCATTGA
- a CDS encoding fimbrial biogenesis chaperone: MFAFRRARALAWLAGLSFLFGGPVFAAGDLLVAPTRIILNGARGTEVVLNNIGNEPATYRVSLELRRMLPDGSLEEIDPATADAHDAATLAMISYAPRRVVLPPNQPQSIRIGVRVPQGLPDGEYRAHMLFRAIPDARPVESGNGRKDGVSIALTPIYGVTIPIIVRQGSLAATAAIANPRILREKEGPALAFTLSRSGSRSVYGQIRITKPGVAKPVFEVRGIAVYAEIPERTVKLAIPEDLVATLTGPVKIEYLEDNEAGGGTIASLDAVIR, from the coding sequence ATGTTCGCATTCCGGCGCGCGCGCGCCCTTGCCTGGCTTGCCGGGCTATCCTTCCTGTTTGGCGGGCCAGTCTTTGCTGCGGGGGACCTTCTGGTGGCCCCGACGCGTATCATCCTAAACGGCGCCCGGGGCACCGAAGTTGTGCTGAACAATATCGGCAACGAACCGGCAACCTATCGCGTCTCGCTCGAACTGCGGCGGATGCTGCCGGACGGATCGCTTGAAGAGATCGACCCGGCCACGGCTGATGCGCATGATGCTGCGACCCTTGCGATGATCAGCTATGCGCCGCGCCGCGTCGTGCTTCCCCCCAATCAGCCGCAGTCGATCCGTATCGGCGTCCGCGTTCCACAAGGGCTTCCGGATGGCGAGTATCGCGCGCACATGCTGTTTCGGGCGATCCCCGATGCGAGGCCGGTCGAATCGGGGAACGGTCGCAAGGACGGCGTTTCTATCGCCTTGACCCCAATTTATGGTGTGACCATTCCTATCATTGTCCGGCAAGGCAGCCTTGCTGCAACCGCGGCGATTGCAAATCCCAGGATTCTTCGGGAAAAGGAAGGGCCAGCCCTTGCCTTCACGCTCAGCAGAAGCGGCAGCCGCTCTGTCTATGGCCAGATCCGCATCACCAAGCCGGGCGTTGCCAAGCCAGTCTTCGAGGTCCGCGGCATTGCGGTTTATGCCGAAATTCCGGAGCGTACCGTCAAGCTCGCGATCCCCGAAGATCTGGTCGCCACGCTCACGGGTCCGGTGAAGATCGAGTATCTTGAAGACAATGAGGCCGGCGGCGGCACCATAGCCTCACTCGACGCGGTCATTCGCTAG
- a CDS encoding DUF4402 domain-containing protein has translation MMNVGTLIRIVLTFALPLSGKAVAASSCQLCAAGPVVPAATLRALSVTIDAALDFSTAVYTNRDSGSITIEARTGRRQMIGLAALGGPSLVGTVTVTGEPFAPVTVDLPRSVVLTSNLGGTADVTEIRSDLAPHPVIGADGRLVFTFGGRLTVRNGVDGDFRGRIPVTVDYN, from the coding sequence ATGATGAACGTGGGGACGCTCATACGGATCGTGCTGACCTTTGCACTTCCCTTGTCGGGAAAGGCTGTGGCTGCATCATCGTGCCAGCTTTGTGCTGCGGGCCCAGTCGTGCCTGCGGCGACACTGCGTGCCTTGTCCGTCACGATTGATGCCGCACTCGATTTCAGCACTGCCGTGTACACAAATCGCGACTCTGGCAGCATTACAATCGAAGCACGTACGGGCCGCCGCCAGATGATCGGCCTCGCCGCGCTGGGCGGCCCTTCGCTGGTTGGAACCGTCACTGTTACGGGTGAACCCTTTGCACCGGTCACCGTGGATTTGCCGCGCTCCGTGGTCTTGACGTCCAATCTTGGCGGGACCGCCGATGTGACTGAAATTCGCAGTGACCTCGCGCCACATCCGGTGATCGGCGCCGATGGACGACTTGTCTTCACCTTTGGCGGTCGACTGACAGTTCGAAACGGTGTCGACGGCGATTTCCGCGGGCGCATACCGGTTACAGTCGATTACAACTGA
- a CDS encoding YcgN family cysteine cluster protein — translation MSGRFWEDAALEKLDRAQWEALCDGCGKCCIHKLEDDETGELHPTNVACRLLDRRSGQCSDYKHRHAYVPECIRLTPARLKTMDWLPETCAYVLRAEGKPLPEWHYLVCGDREAVHRAGASVRGWTISEDDAGDLENHIIEG, via the coding sequence ATGAGCGGGCGTTTCTGGGAAGATGCGGCCCTCGAGAAACTCGACCGGGCCCAATGGGAAGCCTTGTGTGACGGGTGTGGCAAATGCTGCATCCACAAGCTTGAAGATGATGAAACCGGCGAACTCCATCCAACCAATGTCGCCTGCCGTCTGCTGGATCGACGCAGCGGCCAGTGTTCAGATTACAAGCACCGGCATGCCTATGTGCCGGAATGCATCCGGCTGACACCTGCCCGCCTCAAGACAATGGACTGGCTTCCTGAAACCTGTGCTTATGTTCTGCGGGCGGAGGGCAAGCCACTTCCGGAATGGCACTATCTGGTTTGCGGCGACCGCGAAGCTGTCCATCGCGCGGGAGCCTCGGTGAGGGGATGGACAATATCGGAAGACGATGCAGGCGATCTGGAAAATCATATCATCGAAGGCTGA
- a CDS encoding M48 family metallopeptidase — MQAIWKIISSKAEAEPVFSGGEHVRPLIVVRSPRARQMRLIVSPSDGNVRLTIPRRAALAEAQRWAESKRSWVEAQLAALPEPQPIRPGMTLPLAGASVTLDWSEHYPRKPRKSGSVVQVGGPLDTLAGRVLRWLKAEAKIVLEAESRELSRRLGVTLGRVGVGDPVSRWGSCSPSGDLRYSWRLILAPASVRRATVAHEVAHRVHMNHGPHFHALVAELLGDDPAPSRRWLRTHGAKLHWFGRSP; from the coding sequence ATGCAGGCGATCTGGAAAATCATATCATCGAAGGCTGAGGCCGAACCGGTCTTTTCGGGAGGAGAGCATGTGCGCCCCCTGATTGTCGTCCGTTCGCCGCGCGCGCGACAGATGCGCCTCATTGTCAGCCCCAGTGATGGCAACGTGCGCCTCACCATTCCGCGGCGGGCCGCGCTTGCCGAGGCACAGCGCTGGGCCGAGTCGAAACGCAGTTGGGTCGAAGCCCAGCTAGCGGCGCTGCCGGAGCCACAGCCCATACGCCCTGGAATGACCCTGCCACTCGCCGGAGCCAGCGTCACGCTCGACTGGTCGGAACATTATCCGCGTAAACCGCGCAAATCGGGGTCTGTCGTGCAGGTGGGGGGGCCGTTGGATACACTTGCCGGACGTGTGCTGCGTTGGCTGAAGGCCGAAGCCAAGATCGTTCTGGAGGCAGAAAGCCGCGAACTTTCTCGACGTCTTGGCGTCACGCTTGGTCGTGTCGGTGTCGGCGATCCGGTTTCGCGCTGGGGCAGCTGTTCGCCGTCAGGAGATCTGCGTTACAGTTGGCGCTTGATCCTCGCCCCCGCATCGGTGCGCCGCGCAACTGTCGCACATGAGGTCGCGCATCGGGTCCATATGAATCACGGGCCACATTTTCATGCACTGGTTGCTGAACTGTTGGGTGACGATCCAGCGCCGTCCCGCCGGTGGCTTCGAACGCACGGCGCGAAACTTCACTGGTTTGGACGATCACCCTGA
- a CDS encoding SCO family protein yields the protein MNRFLFLLPLLLLAACGQSQPEKAPLEGAKIGGPFTLLDQDGKTVHDSDFRGKYRLVYFGYTFCPDVCPVDVQKLMLGLKAFEKQDPARGAKVQPLFITVDPERDTSAALGSFTKAFHPRLIGLTGSPEAIAAVARAYGVYFQKSPGATPGTYLVDHSRSSTLYGPAGEPIALIPETGSPEEIAGELGRWVK from the coding sequence ATGAACAGATTTCTATTTCTGCTTCCGCTGCTTCTGCTCGCCGCATGCGGCCAAAGCCAACCCGAAAAGGCCCCGCTCGAAGGTGCAAAAATCGGCGGTCCATTCACCCTGCTCGATCAAGACGGCAAGACCGTTCATGATAGCGACTTCAGGGGCAAATACCGGCTCGTCTATTTCGGCTATACCTTTTGTCCGGATGTTTGTCCGGTCGACGTGCAGAAGCTGATGCTGGGCCTCAAGGCCTTTGAAAAGCAGGATCCGGCGCGTGGAGCAAAGGTTCAGCCGCTGTTTATTACTGTCGACCCGGAACGTGATACGTCGGCGGCGCTTGGTTCCTTCACCAAGGCCTTTCACCCGCGCCTGATTGGCCTGACCGGTTCACCCGAGGCGATTGCCGCAGTTGCGAGAGCCTATGGCGTCTATTTTCAGAAGAGTCCCGGCGCAACGCCTGGCACCTACCTTGTCGATCATAGCCGCTCGTCAACGCTTTATGGCCCTGCAGGCGAGCCGATTGCGCTCATTCCCGAAACCGGATCGCCTGAGGAAATTGCCGGGGAGCTTGGGCGCTGGGTCAAATGA
- a CDS encoding methyltransferase domain-containing protein, with the protein MLAHRSLRDELMDDPALDLATYAAVLGDLSQVNTITMARRPTLGFLDRALRGAKTFRLLDVGFGDGDMLRAIARWAANRGLKAELVGIDLNPRSETVARAATPAGLDIDWRTGDYADLAGEPWDFVVSSLVAHHMTHDQLIAFLRFMDRHGSRGWFINDLHRHGFAYLGFPLLARLFFWHPIVRHDGQLSIARSYRPAEWPPLLKEAGIARARAYRAFPFRLCVETIR; encoded by the coding sequence ATGTTGGCCCATCGATCGCTCCGTGATGAATTGATGGACGATCCGGCTCTGGACCTTGCGACATATGCCGCTGTCCTGGGCGATCTTTCGCAGGTCAATACAATAACCATGGCACGCAGGCCGACGCTTGGTTTCCTTGACCGCGCGCTGCGCGGAGCCAAGACATTCCGGCTGCTCGATGTCGGGTTTGGCGACGGAGACATGCTCCGGGCGATTGCGCGCTGGGCAGCGAATCGCGGGCTCAAGGCTGAACTGGTCGGTATCGACCTCAATCCCCGCAGCGAAACTGTGGCACGTGCTGCCACGCCTGCCGGGTTGGACATCGACTGGCGAACGGGCGACTATGCCGACCTTGCTGGAGAACCGTGGGACTTTGTCGTGTCCAGTCTCGTTGCACACCACATGACGCACGATCAGCTGATCGCTTTCCTGCGCTTCATGGATCGGCATGGCTCAAGAGGCTGGTTCATCAACGATCTGCATCGCCATGGCTTTGCCTATTTGGGCTTTCCGCTGCTTGCCCGATTGTTTTTCTGGCATCCGATCGTCCGTCATGATGGCCAGCTGTCGATTGCGCGGTCCTATCGTCCCGCCGAATGGCCCCCGCTGCTCAAGGAAGCAGGTATTGCACGCGCGCGCGCCTATCGCGCCTTTCCCTTTCGGTTATGCGTCGAAACGATCCGCTGA
- a CDS encoding transglycosylase domain-containing protein, whose translation MARRKTANPARPWYVRVLRYTLFAGLAGLVALAIAVGVAWSTLPSYEELKQSPNGQMIRVHAADGTVIISLGPSFGAWLPYSAIPKVMTDAMVSVEDRRYRWHPGVDPLGIARSMIVRVEKGHFTQGGSTITQQLARNVFLTNDKTWTRKIREIILALALERKFSKDQVLELYLNRVYFGGGAYGIDAASRKFFGHPANQLSLAEAAIIAGLVKAPSNYSPTADAKAAIGRAGVVLAAMQSAGVVTAAQVQAADPANVKLAPEQNSTSVRYFTDWALPQLETLIDESEAPIDVWTTIDINMQRAADAAIRANAPPGTQGALVAIDRDGAVRAMVGGTDYVTSIYNRATQAVRQPGSAFKLFVYLAALEAGFNAESPVVDEPVDINGWRPRNSNGRFAGDMNLRTAFAYSVNTIAAKIGAEVGTSAIAGMAQRLGITTPINTLPSMVLGTSDVRLIDMTRAYASVASKGVAIVPYGIVKVTTDKGEVLYEHEPDLSRVLIPPQVAAGMTDLLQTAVSVGTGKAAQIGRPVAGKTGTTSSNKDGWFMGFSSGLTTGVWMGRDDARTVRGLQGGTAPARAFSAFMRVAVANRKVEPFDTQVTLPEWQLEPDEETYFGGPDNGVFVDADGNPVGSPEATPEGVVANPGSPDDSGNPPSELLPQGDRPNQ comes from the coding sequence ATGGCTCGCCGCAAAACCGCAAATCCTGCCCGACCTTGGTATGTCAGGGTCCTTCGCTACACCCTCTTCGCTGGATTGGCAGGGCTCGTCGCACTGGCAATTGCCGTGGGTGTCGCCTGGTCGACCCTTCCATCCTATGAGGAATTGAAGCAATCGCCCAACGGACAGATGATCCGCGTGCATGCGGCGGATGGCACCGTCATCATCTCACTTGGCCCCAGTTTTGGCGCCTGGCTGCCCTATTCCGCCATTCCCAAGGTGATGACTGACGCCATGGTGTCGGTGGAGGACCGGCGTTATCGCTGGCATCCCGGCGTTGACCCACTTGGCATAGCCCGGTCAATGATCGTCCGCGTCGAAAAGGGGCATTTCACGCAGGGCGGCTCAACCATAACGCAGCAGTTGGCCCGCAACGTCTTCCTGACGAATGACAAGACCTGGACGCGAAAGATCCGCGAAATCATCCTTGCGCTCGCGCTAGAGCGGAAATTCTCGAAAGATCAGGTCCTCGAACTCTACCTCAACCGCGTCTATTTTGGCGGCGGCGCCTATGGCATCGATGCTGCCTCAAGGAAATTCTTCGGGCATCCGGCAAATCAGCTGAGTCTCGCCGAGGCCGCGATCATCGCGGGCCTGGTCAAGGCGCCATCCAACTATTCGCCGACCGCAGATGCCAAGGCCGCGATCGGCCGCGCGGGTGTCGTACTGGCCGCGATGCAATCGGCCGGAGTGGTCACCGCAGCCCAAGTCCAGGCTGCCGATCCGGCCAATGTGAAATTGGCACCGGAACAGAACAGCACGTCTGTTCGCTATTTCACCGATTGGGCCCTGCCGCAGCTCGAAACCCTGATCGACGAAAGCGAGGCACCGATCGACGTCTGGACGACGATCGACATCAACATGCAGCGAGCTGCAGACGCCGCGATCCGGGCCAATGCCCCTCCGGGAACTCAGGGCGCCTTGGTTGCGATCGACAGGGACGGCGCTGTCCGCGCGATGGTTGGCGGAACCGATTACGTCACATCGATTTATAACCGCGCAACCCAGGCTGTTCGTCAACCGGGATCAGCGTTCAAGCTTTTCGTCTATCTCGCTGCGCTGGAAGCTGGCTTCAATGCCGAATCGCCGGTGGTCGATGAGCCTGTGGACATCAACGGCTGGCGGCCACGCAATTCCAACGGCCGATTCGCAGGGGACATGAACCTGCGCACGGCCTTTGCCTACTCGGTGAATACAATTGCGGCCAAAATTGGTGCCGAAGTCGGGACATCAGCCATTGCCGGCATGGCGCAGCGTCTGGGAATCACGACACCGATCAATACCTTGCCATCGATGGTCCTCGGGACATCGGACGTTCGCCTGATCGACATGACCCGGGCCTATGCCTCTGTTGCATCGAAGGGCGTCGCGATTGTCCCTTATGGCATTGTCAAAGTCACGACGGACAAGGGCGAGGTTCTCTATGAGCATGAGCCGGATCTTTCGCGGGTGCTGATCCCGCCTCAGGTGGCAGCAGGCATGACGGACTTGCTGCAAACGGCGGTCAGCGTCGGCACGGGCAAGGCCGCACAAATCGGACGGCCCGTCGCAGGCAAGACCGGAACGACATCATCCAACAAGGACGGCTGGTTCATGGGCTTCTCGAGCGGATTGACGACCGGCGTGTGGATGGGGCGGGATGACGCCCGCACGGTTCGTGGCCTGCAGGGCGGGACAGCGCCTGCCCGGGCCTTCTCCGCTTTCATGCGGGTCGCTGTGGCAAACCGGAAGGTCGAGCCATTCGACACGCAGGTCACTTTGCCGGAATGGCAGCTCGAACCCGATGAAGAGACCTACTTCGGCGGGCCGGACAACGGGGTATTTGTCGATGCCGACGGAAACCCGGTTGGCAGCCCAGAGGCAACGCCGGAAGGCGTGGTCGCGAATCCGGGTTCACCGGACGATAGTGGCAATCCCCCTTCTGAACTCCTCCCTCAGGGTGATCGTCCAAACCAGTGA
- a CDS encoding type III polyketide synthase, which translates to MSAPIARINAISTATPAHDIHEAFIDWAQKRVLNPRDSSLFTRMAARSGIAHRYSVLPKGQDGGSPVAPDGFYAGEILPPTSARMALYGEHAPALALRAIEKLGDLGDITHIVVASCTGFVAPGIDQIIAERLGLSPSVERLLVGFMGCYAAISALRSARHIVRSEPSSRVLVVTVELSTLHLQPDSTLEPLLAMLQFGDGAAAALVTASGPGLTIEDPFAATLPDSGNLIRWDIGDQGFAMHLSGAVPGRIAEALREPGFRETLTGGMDPKLIDGWAVHAGGRSILDAVSHALALDDDALDISRGVLRNFGNMSSATLMFALAGFGDRPVKHGVALAFGPGLAAEGFLFRGIN; encoded by the coding sequence GTGTCCGCTCCCATTGCTCGTATCAACGCCATCAGCACGGCTACTCCGGCGCATGACATTCATGAGGCCTTTATAGACTGGGCGCAAAAGCGTGTCTTGAATCCGCGCGATTCCAGTCTCTTCACTCGTATGGCGGCACGGTCTGGCATTGCCCATCGTTATTCCGTGCTTCCCAAAGGGCAGGATGGGGGATCGCCCGTGGCACCGGACGGCTTCTATGCCGGTGAAATACTGCCGCCCACGTCCGCGCGGATGGCTCTATATGGCGAACATGCGCCTGCCCTCGCGCTGCGGGCGATCGAAAAGCTCGGCGATCTGGGCGACATCACCCATATCGTGGTCGCCAGTTGCACAGGCTTTGTCGCACCGGGAATCGATCAGATCATAGCGGAGCGTTTGGGCCTGTCTCCATCGGTCGAGCGGCTGCTTGTCGGGTTCATGGGTTGTTATGCAGCAATATCCGCCCTGCGCAGCGCGCGACATATTGTGCGATCCGAGCCTTCATCGCGGGTCCTTGTAGTAACCGTTGAGTTGTCGACACTGCATCTCCAACCGGATTCGACCCTTGAGCCCTTGCTTGCAATGCTGCAGTTCGGGGACGGAGCTGCAGCAGCACTGGTGACCGCATCCGGACCGGGCTTGACCATTGAAGACCCCTTTGCGGCAACTCTTCCCGATTCAGGAAACCTGATTCGCTGGGATATCGGGGATCAGGGTTTTGCCATGCACCTGTCAGGCGCCGTGCCGGGACGTATAGCCGAAGCCCTGCGCGAGCCTGGCTTTCGCGAGACGCTGACGGGCGGCATGGATCCCAAACTGATCGACGGCTGGGCGGTCCATGCCGGCGGGCGCTCGATTCTCGACGCTGTGTCGCATGCGCTGGCCCTTGATGACGATGCTCTCGACATCTCGCGCGGCGTCCTGCGGAATTTTGGCAACATGTCGTCCGCGACGCTCATGTTTGCATTGGCAGGATTTGGCGACAGGCCCGTGAAGCATGGCGTTGCCCTGGCCTTTGGTCCCGGCCTTGCGGCAGAGGGATTCCTTTTCCGCGGGATCAATTGA